Proteins found in one Pseudochaenichthys georgianus chromosome 13, fPseGeo1.2, whole genome shotgun sequence genomic segment:
- the LOC117456904 gene encoding thiamine transporter 1-like: MEAVRRWQADWRYPTALLCIYGFFSTVKPLEPFLTPYLTGPDKNLTTEQVNNQIFPVWTYSYLSVLVPVFLLTDWLRYKPVVIFQCLSLFATTATLLWLRSVAAMQAMQFCYGVVTASEVAYFSYIYSVVDLKRYRKATSYCRSVQLLGYTVGSVLGQLLLSFQLMSYDNILVFTLVLTSIALPVACLLPMPRQSMFFHRNKTVTERIKTHGDGTEDSTEHSRRAKVSLEEPRGEMVEKEAGQGVDEKDKDLEVGARSCSQVLLQLWKDFLQCYSSRQLLYWSVWWAMATCGYNQTANYVQVLWEHVQPSQNGSIYNGGVEAVSNLLGAATAYGIGFTEVRWDQWGELALGGFSGLGAAALFLMTFIRNIWVCYAGYIVFKCLYMLLITIAMFQIAADLTMERYALVFGANNFGALALQTIITSVVVDSRGLGLGIIPQFTIYASYFSLIAVVFSLRGLFTIWRSDKEPTAAVRNDRPDCDEHTF; this comes from the exons CACCCCCTACCTGACCGGACCGGACAAGAACCTGACAACAGAACAG GTGAACAACCAGATCTTCCCGGTGTGGACGTACTCGTACCTCTCGGTGCTGGTGCCGGTGTTCCTGCTCACTGATTGGCTGCGGTACAAACCGGTGGTTATCTTCCAGTGTCTCTCCCTCTTCGCCACAACGGCCACGCTGCTCTGGCTCAGAAGTGTCGCAGCCATGCAGGCCATGCAGTTCTGCTACGGGGTGGTGACAGCCAGCGAGGTGGCCTACTTCTCCTACATCTACAG TGTGGTGGATCTGAAGCGCTACAGGAAGGCCACGTCTTACTGCCGCAGTGTGCAGCTGCTGGGCTACACCGTGGGCTCCGTGCTGGGCCAGCTGCTGCTCAGCTTCCAGCTCATGTCCTACGACAACATCCTGGTGTTCACTCTGGTTCTCACCTCCATCGCTCTCCCCGTGGCCTGCCTCCTGCCAATGCCACGGCAGAGCATGTTTTTCCACAGAAATAAAACCGTGACAGAGAGGATAAAGACGCATGGAGATGGGACTGAGGATTCAACAGAACACTCACGGAGAGCAAAGGTCTCCCTGGAGGAACCAAGAGGGGAAATGGTGGAGAAAGAAGCAGGACAAGGAGTTGATGAAAAGGATAAGGACCTTGAGGTTGGTGCGAGAAGCTGCAGCCAAGTCCTCCTCCAGTTGTGGAAAGACTTCCTCCAGTGCTACTCCTCCAGACAGCTGCTCTACTGGTCAGTGTGGTGGGCGATGGCCACCTGCGGCTACAACCAGACAGCCAACTATGTGCAG GTTCTGTGGGAGCATGTGCAGCCTTCTCAAAATGGCAGCATCTACAATGGAGGCGTGGAGGCAGTGTCCAACCTGTTAG GAGCAGCCACAGCGTACGGTATCGGCTTCACGGAGGTGAGGTGGGATCAGTGGGGGGAGCTGGCTCTCGGGGGTTTCTCTGGCCTCGGAGCAGCAGCCCTCTTCCTCATGACCTTCATCAGAAACATCTGGGTCTGCTACGCCGGATACATCGTATTCAAGTGCCTGTACATGCTGCTGATAACAATAGCCAT GTTCCAGATTGCAGCCGACCTGACGATGGAGAGGTATGCTCTGGTGTTTGGAGCGAATAACTTTGGAGCGTTGGCTCTGCAGACCATCATCACCTCTGTGGTGGTGGACAGCAGAGGGCTGGGCCTGGGCATCATTCCTCAG TTCACCATATACGCCAGCTACTTCTCACTCATCGCTGTCGTTTTCTCACTTCGGGGACTTTTTACCATTTGGAGAAGCGACAAAGAGCCCACTGCTGCCGTCAGAAATGACCGTCCGGACTGTGACGAACACACATTCTGA